A genomic segment from Cyanobium sp. NIES-981 encodes:
- a CDS encoding DUF3172 domain-containing protein encodes MSRSPSRYDERPSGYRRGGRADADAYDRGYAGRSSERGAERGADRYGRYAEPSRRRGGGGGPGGGAPGGPGGNGQGGGPIQFNVGTLAVLAGVLVVGIGIGTAISSTTQGNQGNIASSQQLDMAVPDPEFCRQWGASAFVMDIELYTTMNPSSSFVTQPSLKPGCVIRRENWSVLQKEGAVTSEQMRQCKQRMNTFAYIGSVKDKPIVRCVYQTDITENKFVTKGVADDTVGITPEAGQF; translated from the coding sequence GTGAGCCGCTCGCCCAGCCGCTACGACGAGCGCCCCAGCGGTTACCGCCGCGGCGGTCGTGCCGACGCCGATGCCTACGACCGGGGTTATGCGGGCCGCAGTTCCGAGCGGGGGGCCGAGCGGGGCGCCGATCGCTACGGCCGCTACGCCGAACCCAGCCGGCGCCGCGGCGGAGGGGGCGGTCCGGGAGGTGGTGCTCCCGGAGGCCCCGGGGGCAATGGCCAGGGGGGCGGTCCGATTCAGTTCAACGTGGGCACCCTGGCCGTTCTGGCCGGCGTGCTGGTGGTGGGCATCGGCATCGGCACCGCCATCTCCAGCACCACCCAGGGCAACCAGGGGAACATCGCCAGCTCCCAGCAGCTCGACATGGCAGTGCCCGACCCGGAATTCTGCCGCCAGTGGGGTGCGAGCGCCTTCGTGATGGACATCGAGCTCTACACGACCATGAACCCGAGCTCGAGCTTCGTGACCCAGCCATCCCTCAAACCGGGCTGCGTGATTCGCCGGGAGAACTGGAGCGTGCTGCAGAAGGAGGGAGCCGTGACCTCCGAGCAGATGCGTCAGTGCAAACAACGCATGAACACCTTCGCCTACATCGGCTCGGTGAAGGACAAGCCGATCGTGCGCTGCGTCTACCAGACCGACATCACGGAGAACAAGTTCGTCACCAAGGGCGTGGCCGACGACACGGTGGGCATCACGCCGGAGGCCGGCCAGTTCTGA
- a CDS encoding LysR family transcriptional regulator produces the protein MADLPFTLDQLRILRAIASEGSFKKAADSLYVTQPAVSLQIQNLEKQLSVSLFDRGGRKAQLTEAGHLLLSYCDRILSQCQEACRALEDLHNLKGGSLLVGASQTTGTYLMPRMIGLFRQKYPDVAVQLQVHSTRRTSWSVANGQLDLAIIGGELPPELAELLQVVPYASDELALVLPTKHPLARLAELTKEDLYRLSFVCLDAQSTTRKMVDQLLARSGLDLARLKIEMELNSFEAIKNAVQSGLGAAFLPVVSIERELAAGTLYRPQVADLLVRRQLKLISHPARYCSRASDAFRREVLPVFASPDSPLRRPLQAAVPEPAPAAG, from the coding sequence ATGGCAGATCTGCCCTTCACCCTTGACCAGCTCCGGATCCTGCGGGCGATCGCCAGCGAGGGCAGTTTCAAGAAGGCTGCGGACAGCCTCTACGTGACCCAGCCCGCCGTGAGCCTGCAGATCCAGAACCTGGAGAAGCAGCTGAGTGTCTCCCTGTTCGACCGGGGCGGCCGCAAGGCCCAGCTTACCGAGGCGGGCCATCTGCTGCTGAGCTACTGCGACCGCATCCTCAGCCAGTGCCAGGAGGCCTGCCGGGCGCTGGAAGACCTCCACAACCTCAAGGGAGGCTCGCTGCTCGTGGGCGCCAGCCAGACCACCGGCACCTACCTCATGCCCCGCATGATCGGGCTCTTCCGCCAGAAGTATCCCGATGTGGCCGTGCAGCTCCAGGTGCACAGCACCCGGCGCACCAGCTGGAGCGTGGCCAACGGCCAGCTCGACCTGGCGATCATCGGTGGGGAGCTGCCGCCCGAGCTGGCCGAGCTCCTTCAGGTGGTGCCCTACGCGAGCGACGAGCTGGCTCTGGTGCTGCCCACCAAGCACCCCCTGGCCCGCCTGGCTGAACTCACCAAGGAGGATCTCTACCGCCTCTCCTTCGTCTGCCTCGACGCCCAGTCCACCACCCGCAAGATGGTGGACCAGTTGCTGGCCCGCTCCGGACTCGATCTGGCCCGGCTCAAGATCGAGATGGAGCTCAACTCCTTCGAGGCCATCAAGAACGCCGTGCAGTCCGGCCTGGGCGCGGCGTTCCTGCCAGTCGTCTCCATCGAGCGGGAGCTGGCCGCCGGCACCCTCTACCGCCCCCAGGTGGCCGATCTGCTGGTGCGGCGCCAGCTGAAGCTGATCAGCCACCCCGCCCGCTACTGCTCCAGGGCTTCGGACGCCTTCCGCCGGGAGGTGCTGCCGGTGTTCGCCAGCCCGGACAGCCCCCTGCGTCGCCCGCTGCAGGCCGCTGTGCCCGAGCCGGCACCCGCCGCCGGCTGA
- a CDS encoding NAD(P)H-quinone oxidoreductase subunit M, giving the protein MADSGPAATLLKSTTRHVRLFTARVEGADLVPDPGQLTLDVDPDNEFLWDQPVLEKVQQHFRTLVDAQAGADLSEYNLRRIGSELEGFIRQLLQAGELRYNPDCRVQNYSMGLPRTPETL; this is encoded by the coding sequence ATGGCTGATTCCGGTCCTGCCGCGACCCTGCTCAAGTCCACCACCCGCCACGTGCGCCTGTTCACCGCCCGCGTGGAGGGGGCCGACCTGGTGCCCGATCCGGGCCAGCTCACCCTGGATGTGGACCCGGACAATGAATTCCTCTGGGATCAGCCTGTGCTCGAGAAGGTGCAGCAGCACTTCCGCACTCTTGTGGACGCCCAGGCCGGCGCCGATCTGAGCGAGTACAACCTGCGCCGCATCGGCTCCGAGCTCGAGGGGTTCATCCGCCAGCTGCTGCAGGCCGGCGAACTCCGCTACAACCCGGATTGCCGGGTGCAGAACTACTCCATGGGCCTGCCCCGTACCCCCGAAACCCTGTGA
- a CDS encoding alpha/beta fold hydrolase: MGNPIYPSTWIRTLVWRDWRVSYLAAPSLAERPAGAVLLIHGFGACKEHWRHNVDPLRRQHSVFALDLLGFGASDKPRSTLPQEPLTPGSVRYGMDLWADQVVDFIVSQGLEAVHLVGNSIGGVVALAAVERLEQAGRPARGVMVLNCAQRALDDKRLRDQPQALRTLRPLLKAVVRQRWLTRRLFQSFATAGMIRSVLKQAYPSGQNIDDQLVGLLLAPAQQPGASEAFRGFINLFNDILAPDLLARLSTPVTLIAGVDDPWEPIQEARTWQRFACVKAFLELEGCGHCPHDEAPDATNPLLLAALSGNPQRT; encoded by the coding sequence AACCCCATCTACCCCTCAACCTGGATCAGGACCCTTGTCTGGAGGGACTGGCGCGTCAGCTATCTGGCGGCCCCCTCCCTGGCTGAACGGCCCGCGGGCGCCGTGCTCCTGATCCATGGTTTCGGGGCCTGCAAGGAACACTGGCGCCACAACGTGGATCCGCTGCGCCGGCAGCATTCAGTCTTCGCGCTCGACCTGCTCGGCTTCGGGGCCAGCGACAAGCCCCGTTCCACCCTCCCGCAGGAGCCCCTGACCCCGGGATCCGTCCGTTACGGCATGGATCTGTGGGCCGACCAGGTGGTCGATTTCATCGTCAGCCAGGGGCTCGAGGCTGTGCACCTGGTGGGCAATTCGATCGGCGGCGTGGTCGCCCTGGCGGCGGTCGAACGGCTCGAACAGGCCGGGCGCCCCGCCCGGGGGGTCATGGTTCTGAATTGCGCTCAGCGCGCGCTGGATGACAAACGGCTGCGGGATCAGCCACAGGCACTGCGCACGCTGCGGCCGCTGCTCAAGGCCGTCGTGCGTCAACGCTGGCTGACCAGGCGGTTGTTCCAGTCCTTTGCCACAGCAGGGATGATCCGCAGCGTGCTGAAGCAGGCCTATCCATCCGGACAGAACATTGACGACCAGCTGGTGGGGCTGTTGCTGGCTCCCGCACAACAACCGGGGGCAAGCGAGGCCTTTCGGGGATTCATCAATCTGTTCAACGACATTCTTGCCCCTGATCTGCTTGCTCGGCTGTCAACACCCGTGACCCTGATCGCTGGAGTGGATGACCCTTGGGAGCCCATCCAGGAAGCACGAACATGGCAAAGATTTGCGTGCGTGAAAGCATTTCTTGAACTGGAAGGGTGCGGTCACTGTCCCCATGACGAGGCACCGGATGCAACCAATCCCCTGCTTCTGGCCGCCCTGAGCGGGAACCCTCAGCGCACCTGA
- a CDS encoding NnrU family protein, producing the protein MLALLLTFAVLHSGGASLRFWGVARIGERAWRLLFAGVSIPAAVVVVGYFLAHRYDGVRLWNLQEQPWIIPVVWTGTAISFLFLYPATYNLLEIPAVLKPQVRLYATGIIRISRHPQAVGQVLWCATHLLWLGTSFMVVTCAGLIAHHLFAVWNGDRRLRNRFGAAFEELEAHTSVLPFRAVLDGRQQLVATEFLRPAQLGIAIAVGVFWWAHRYIGLGATAFSRTGLAHWLG; encoded by the coding sequence ATGCTCGCCCTGCTGCTCACCTTCGCCGTGCTGCACAGCGGGGGCGCCTCCCTGCGGTTCTGGGGCGTGGCCCGGATCGGGGAGCGGGCCTGGCGGCTGCTCTTCGCTGGGGTGAGCATCCCCGCCGCCGTGGTGGTGGTGGGCTACTTCCTGGCGCACCGCTACGACGGTGTGCGCCTGTGGAACCTGCAGGAGCAGCCCTGGATCATTCCCGTGGTGTGGACGGGCACCGCCATCAGCTTTCTCTTTCTCTACCCCGCCACCTACAACCTGCTGGAGATCCCGGCGGTGCTCAAACCCCAGGTGAGGCTGTACGCCACCGGCATCATCCGCATCAGCCGCCACCCCCAGGCCGTGGGACAGGTGCTCTGGTGCGCCACCCACCTGCTCTGGCTCGGCACCAGCTTCATGGTGGTCACCTGCGCCGGGCTGATCGCCCATCACCTCTTCGCGGTATGGAACGGGGATCGCCGCCTGCGCAACCGCTTCGGCGCCGCCTTCGAGGAGCTGGAAGCCCACACCTCCGTTCTGCCCTTCCGGGCCGTGCTGGATGGCCGCCAGCAGCTGGTGGCCACCGAATTCCTGCGGCCGGCCCAGCTGGGGATCGCCATCGCCGTGGGCGTGTTCTGGTGGGCCCACCGCTACATCGGACTGGGGGCCACCGCCTTCTCGCGCACCGGCCTGGCCCACTGGCTCGGGTGA
- the pds gene encoding 15-cis-phytoene desaturase gives MRVAIAGAGLAGLSCAKYLSDAGHTPIVVEARDVLGGKVAAWQDEDGDWYETGLHIFFGAYRNMRQLFKELDIEDRLQWKSHSMIFNQKETPGTYSRFDFPEIPAPFNGVAAILGNNDMLTWPEKIAFGLGLVPAMLRGQGYVEECDKYSWTEWLRIHNIPERVNDEVFIAMAKALNFIDPDEISSTVVLTALNRFLQESDGSKMAFLDGNPPQRLCQPIVDHITARGGEVHLEAPLREIALGADGSVAGFRIGGIKGREGYTLEADAYVSALPVDPLKLLLPEPWKTLPYFSKLEGLNGVPVINIHLWFDRKLTTIDHLLFSRSPLLSVYADMSNTCREYEDPDRSMLELVFAPAKDWIGRPDAEIVAATMEELKRLFPMHFTGDDQAKLRKSIVVKTPRSVYKTVPGCQQLRPDQTSPIANFFLAGDYTMQRYLASMEGAVLSGKQCAQAIAAQAARLEAESQGRLLSPVA, from the coding sequence ATGCGCGTCGCGATCGCCGGTGCCGGACTGGCGGGCCTGTCCTGTGCCAAGTATCTGAGCGATGCCGGCCACACCCCGATCGTGGTGGAAGCCCGCGACGTGCTCGGCGGCAAGGTGGCCGCCTGGCAGGACGAGGACGGCGACTGGTACGAGACCGGCCTGCACATCTTCTTCGGGGCCTACCGCAACATGCGCCAGCTGTTCAAGGAGCTGGACATCGAGGACAGGCTGCAGTGGAAGAGCCATTCGATGATCTTCAACCAGAAGGAGACGCCCGGCACCTACAGCCGCTTCGACTTCCCCGAGATCCCAGCCCCCTTCAACGGGGTGGCGGCGATCCTGGGCAACAACGACATGCTCACCTGGCCCGAGAAGATCGCCTTCGGGCTGGGTCTGGTGCCCGCCATGCTGCGGGGGCAGGGTTACGTGGAGGAGTGCGACAAGTATTCCTGGACGGAGTGGTTGCGGATTCACAACATCCCGGAGCGGGTGAACGATGAGGTGTTCATCGCCATGGCCAAGGCGCTGAACTTCATCGATCCCGATGAGATCTCCAGCACCGTGGTGCTCACGGCGCTCAATCGCTTCCTGCAGGAGAGCGATGGCTCGAAGATGGCCTTCCTCGATGGCAACCCCCCCCAGCGGCTCTGCCAGCCGATCGTGGACCACATCACCGCCCGCGGCGGTGAGGTGCACCTCGAGGCTCCCCTGCGGGAGATCGCCCTTGGCGCCGACGGCAGCGTGGCCGGCTTCAGGATCGGCGGCATCAAGGGGCGGGAGGGCTACACCCTGGAAGCCGACGCCTACGTGAGCGCCCTGCCGGTGGATCCGCTCAAGCTGCTGCTGCCGGAGCCCTGGAAGACCCTCCCCTACTTCAGCAAGCTGGAGGGGCTCAACGGGGTGCCGGTGATCAACATCCACCTCTGGTTCGACCGCAAGCTCACCACCATCGACCACCTGCTGTTCAGCCGCAGCCCCCTGCTCAGCGTCTATGCCGACATGAGCAACACCTGCCGGGAATACGAGGATCCGGATCGCTCGATGCTGGAGCTGGTGTTCGCGCCGGCGAAGGACTGGATCGGCCGGCCGGATGCCGAGATCGTGGCCGCCACCATGGAGGAGCTCAAGCGCCTCTTCCCCATGCACTTCACCGGCGACGATCAGGCGAAGCTGCGCAAGTCGATCGTGGTGAAGACCCCGCGTTCGGTGTACAAGACCGTGCCCGGCTGCCAGCAGCTGCGGCCGGACCAGACCTCCCCCATCGCCAACTTCTTCCTGGCCGGGGACTACACCATGCAGCGCTACCTGGCGTCCATGGAGGGGGCCGTGCTCAGCGGCAAGCAGTGTGCCCAGGCCATTGCCGCCCAGGCCGCGCGTCTGGAGGCGGAATCCCAGGGGCGCCTCCTGAGCCCTGTGGCATGA
- a CDS encoding phytoene synthase yields MNDTRLCHHGQRPGAPVVLPSLDQAYEDCRQETALWAKTFYLGTLLMPPAKRRAIWAIYVWCRRTDELMDSAEAQALPPEQLERRLDAWEQRTRGFFRGEVHDGLDLVMCDTLERYPQPLQPYLDMIEGQRMDLRQHRYSTFSELALYCYRVAGTVGLMTQEVMGRDTAYTSAPWSDAPDTSEAAVALGIANQLTNILRDVGEDRSRGRIYLPQDDLVRFGYGEDQLMTGVVNDNWRALMRFQVDRARQWFARSEAGVRWLAPDARWPVWASLRLYRGILDVIEQHDYDVFNKRAYVPRTGKLLDLPLSFVVAQVR; encoded by the coding sequence TTGAACGACACCCGGCTCTGCCACCATGGCCAGCGCCCCGGTGCTCCTGTGGTGCTTCCCAGCCTCGACCAGGCCTACGAGGATTGCCGCCAGGAGACAGCCCTCTGGGCCAAGACCTTCTACCTCGGCACCCTGCTGATGCCGCCCGCCAAGCGCCGGGCGATCTGGGCCATCTACGTGTGGTGCCGCCGCACCGATGAGCTCATGGACAGCGCAGAGGCCCAGGCGCTGCCCCCCGAGCAGCTGGAGCGGCGGCTGGATGCCTGGGAGCAGCGCACCCGGGGGTTCTTCCGCGGTGAGGTGCACGATGGCCTCGATCTGGTGATGTGCGACACGCTGGAGCGCTATCCCCAGCCGCTGCAGCCCTACCTGGACATGATCGAGGGGCAGCGCATGGATCTGCGCCAGCACCGGTACTCCACCTTTTCCGAGCTGGCTCTGTACTGCTACCGGGTGGCGGGCACCGTGGGCCTGATGACCCAGGAGGTGATGGGGCGCGACACGGCGTACACCTCGGCACCCTGGAGTGATGCCCCCGATACGTCGGAGGCGGCGGTGGCCCTCGGCATTGCCAACCAGCTGACCAACATCCTGCGTGATGTGGGCGAAGACCGCTCCCGGGGGCGCATCTATCTTCCCCAGGACGACCTGGTTCGCTTCGGCTATGGCGAAGACCAGCTGATGACCGGTGTGGTGAATGACAACTGGCGTGCCCTGATGCGCTTTCAGGTGGACCGGGCCCGGCAGTGGTTCGCCCGATCCGAAGCGGGCGTGCGCTGGCTGGCGCCCGACGCCCGCTGGCCGGTGTGGGCCTCCCTGCGTCTGTACCGCGGCATCCTCGATGTGATCGAGCAGCACGATTACGACGTGTTCAACAAGCGCGCCTACGTGCCGCGCACCGGCAAGCTGCTGGATCTGCCGCTTTCCTTTGTGGTGGCTCAGGTGCGCTGA
- a CDS encoding NAD(P)H-quinone oxidoreductase subunit 5: protein MPSTAELAWLIPVLPLAGACLVGLGLISFNRTVNRLRKPVALLLISCVGAAAVLSFALLAEQLAGAGPTEVLFNWASAGTFNLQMGFRVDALGAVMLALVTTIALLVMVYSDGYMAHDKGYVRFFTYLALFSSSMLGLVISPNLLEIYVFWELVGMCSYLLVGFWYDRDGAANAAQKAFVVNRVGDFGLLLGILGLFWATGSFGFEEIGSRLAEAVNAGSLSTAVAVVLCLLVFMGPMAKSAQFPLHVWLPDAMEGPTPISALIHAATMVAAGVFLVARLQPVYDAFPAVNLVIAVVGTITLFLGASIALTQMDLKKGLAYSTVSQLGYMMLAMGCGAPVAGMFHLVTHAFFKAMLFLGSGSVIHAMEEVVGHEPVLAQDMRLMGGLRRYMPVTSATFLIGCVAISGIPPLAGFWSKDEILGQAFNSFPILWAMGFITAGMTAFYMFRLYFLTFEGPFRGGDKAIQAQLMLAAGRSAEEAHHDGHADHPHESGWQMAMPLAVLAVPSVLIGLLGTPWNNRFATLLDPEEAAHMAAHFSWGEFLPLAGTSVAISTAGIGLAVLAYALRRIDLGQAVAGRFPAVNAFLANKWYLDAINEKLFVQGSRKLARSVLEVDSKVVDGVVNLTGLVTLGSGEGLKYFETGRAQFYALIVFGGVIALVVLFGSLG, encoded by the coding sequence ATGCCTTCAACCGCTGAACTCGCCTGGTTGATCCCGGTGCTGCCCCTGGCGGGGGCCTGCCTTGTGGGCCTTGGGCTGATCAGCTTCAACCGCACCGTGAACCGGCTGCGCAAGCCCGTGGCCCTGCTGCTGATCAGCTGTGTGGGGGCCGCGGCTGTGCTCAGCTTCGCGCTGCTGGCCGAGCAGCTCGCCGGTGCCGGCCCCACCGAGGTGCTGTTCAACTGGGCGAGCGCCGGCACGTTCAACCTGCAGATGGGCTTCCGCGTGGATGCCCTCGGCGCCGTGATGCTGGCCCTGGTCACCACCATCGCCCTGCTGGTGATGGTGTACTCCGATGGCTACATGGCCCACGACAAGGGCTATGTGCGTTTCTTCACCTACCTGGCCCTGTTCAGCAGCTCGATGCTGGGTCTGGTGATCAGCCCCAACCTGCTCGAGATCTACGTGTTCTGGGAGCTGGTGGGCATGTGCTCCTACCTGCTGGTGGGCTTCTGGTACGACCGCGACGGCGCCGCCAACGCCGCCCAGAAGGCCTTCGTGGTGAACCGGGTGGGGGACTTCGGCCTGCTGCTGGGCATCCTGGGCCTGTTCTGGGCCACCGGCAGCTTTGGCTTCGAGGAGATCGGCTCCCGCCTCGCCGAGGCCGTGAACGCCGGCAGCCTCAGCACCGCTGTGGCGGTGGTGCTCTGCCTGCTGGTGTTCATGGGTCCGATGGCCAAGTCGGCCCAGTTCCCGCTGCACGTGTGGTTGCCCGATGCCATGGAGGGCCCCACCCCGATCTCGGCCCTGATCCACGCCGCCACCATGGTGGCCGCCGGGGTGTTCCTGGTGGCCCGGCTGCAGCCGGTGTACGACGCCTTCCCGGCGGTGAACCTGGTGATCGCCGTGGTGGGCACCATCACCCTGTTCCTGGGGGCCTCCATCGCCCTCACCCAGATGGACCTCAAGAAGGGCCTCGCCTACAGCACCGTGAGCCAGCTCGGTTACATGATGCTGGCGATGGGCTGCGGCGCCCCCGTGGCCGGCATGTTCCACCTTGTGACCCACGCCTTCTTCAAGGCGATGCTCTTCCTGGGATCCGGCTCGGTGATCCACGCCATGGAGGAGGTGGTGGGCCATGAGCCGGTGCTGGCCCAGGACATGCGCCTGATGGGCGGCCTGCGCCGCTACATGCCCGTGACCAGCGCCACCTTCCTGATCGGCTGCGTGGCGATCAGCGGCATCCCGCCCCTGGCTGGCTTCTGGAGCAAGGACGAGATCCTCGGCCAGGCGTTCAACAGCTTCCCGATCCTGTGGGCGATGGGGTTCATCACCGCCGGCATGACCGCCTTCTACATGTTCCGGCTCTACTTCCTCACCTTCGAGGGCCCGTTCCGCGGGGGCGACAAGGCCATCCAGGCCCAGCTCATGCTGGCCGCGGGCCGCAGCGCCGAGGAAGCCCACCACGACGGCCACGCCGACCATCCCCATGAATCGGGCTGGCAGATGGCCATGCCCCTGGCCGTGCTGGCCGTGCCGTCGGTGCTGATCGGGCTGCTGGGCACGCCCTGGAACAACCGCTTCGCCACCCTGCTCGACCCGGAGGAGGCGGCACACATGGCAGCCCATTTCAGCTGGGGGGAATTCCTTCCCCTGGCCGGCACTTCGGTGGCGATCTCCACCGCCGGCATCGGCCTGGCGGTGCTGGCCTACGCCCTCCGCCGGATCGATCTGGGCCAGGCCGTGGCCGGGCGCTTCCCGGCCGTGAACGCCTTCCTCGCCAACAAGTGGTATCTCGACGCCATCAACGAGAAGCTCTTCGTGCAGGGCAGCCGCAAGCTGGCCCGCTCGGTGCTGGAGGTGGATTCCAAGGTGGTGGATGGCGTGGTGAACCTCACCGGCCTGGTGACCCTGGGCAGTGGCGAGGGGCTCAAGTACTTCGAGACCGGCCGGGCCCAGTTCTATGCCCTGATCGTGTTCGGGGGGGTGATCGCCCTGGTGGTGCTGTTCGGCTCGCTGGGCTGA
- a CDS encoding NAD(P)H-quinone oxidoreductase subunit 4, with the protein MPFPWLSAAILFPIGAALLIPFVPDKGDGKQVRWYALGIALTTFLFTVAGYLTGYDPAVEGLQLVERVEWLPDLGLAWSVGADGLSMPLILLTSFITALAALAAWPVSFKPKLFYFLLLAMDGGQIAVFAVQDMLLFFLAWELELIPVYLLLAIWGGKKRQYAATKFILYTAGSSLFILIVGLAMAFYGGDTSFEYTTLMAKEFGTRFQVLCYAGLLIAFGVKLPIVPLHTWLPDAHGEATAPVHMLLAGILLKMGGYALLRFNVQLLPEAHAQFAPLLVVLGVVNIIYAALTSFAQRNLKRKIAYSSISHMGFVLIGIGSFSDLGTSGAMLQMISHGLIGASLFFLVGATYDRTHTLQLDEMGGVGQKMRKMFALWTICSLASLALPGMSGFVSELMVFVGFVTSEAYTLSFRVVMAILAAVGVILTPIYLLSMLREIFFGKENAELSSHTHLVDAEPREIYVISCLLVPIVGIGLYPRIMTDSYRASIEALVQRETLAMGRVIHPPASSLIRQPLLQAPGLPG; encoded by the coding sequence GTGCCTTTCCCCTGGCTGAGCGCCGCGATCCTGTTCCCGATCGGTGCGGCCCTGCTCATCCCCTTCGTGCCCGACAAGGGCGACGGCAAGCAGGTGCGCTGGTACGCCCTCGGCATCGCCCTCACCACCTTCCTGTTCACGGTGGCGGGCTACCTCACCGGCTATGACCCCGCGGTGGAGGGTCTGCAGCTGGTGGAGCGGGTGGAGTGGCTGCCCGACCTGGGGCTGGCCTGGTCGGTGGGGGCCGACGGCCTCTCGATGCCGCTGATCCTGCTCACCAGCTTCATCACCGCCCTGGCGGCGCTGGCGGCCTGGCCGGTGAGCTTCAAGCCCAAGCTCTTCTATTTCCTGCTGCTGGCCATGGACGGCGGCCAGATCGCGGTGTTCGCCGTGCAGGACATGCTGCTCTTCTTCCTGGCCTGGGAGCTGGAGCTGATCCCCGTGTATCTGCTGCTGGCGATCTGGGGGGGCAAGAAGCGCCAGTACGCCGCCACCAAGTTCATCCTCTACACGGCCGGCAGCTCCCTGTTCATCCTGATCGTGGGGCTGGCGATGGCCTTCTACGGCGGCGACACCAGCTTCGAGTACACGACGCTGATGGCCAAGGAGTTCGGCACCAGGTTCCAGGTGCTCTGCTACGCCGGCCTGCTGATCGCCTTCGGCGTGAAACTGCCGATCGTGCCGCTCCACACCTGGCTGCCGGACGCCCACGGCGAGGCCACGGCGCCGGTGCACATGCTGCTGGCCGGCATCCTGCTCAAGATGGGCGGCTATGCCCTGCTGCGCTTCAACGTGCAGCTGCTGCCGGAAGCCCACGCCCAGTTCGCCCCGCTGCTGGTGGTGCTGGGGGTGGTGAACATCATCTACGCCGCGCTCACCTCCTTCGCCCAGCGCAACCTCAAGCGCAAGATCGCCTACAGCTCGATCAGTCACATGGGCTTCGTGCTGATCGGCATCGGCAGCTTCAGCGACCTGGGCACCAGCGGAGCAATGCTGCAGATGATCAGCCACGGCCTGATCGGCGCCAGCCTCTTCTTCCTGGTGGGCGCCACCTACGACCGCACCCACACCCTGCAGCTCGATGAGATGGGCGGCGTGGGCCAGAAGATGCGCAAGATGTTCGCCCTCTGGACCATCTGCTCACTGGCCTCCCTGGCCCTGCCCGGCATGAGCGGCTTCGTGTCGGAGCTGATGGTGTTCGTGGGCTTCGTCACCAGCGAGGCCTACACCCTCAGCTTCCGGGTGGTGATGGCGATTCTGGCCGCCGTTGGCGTGATCCTCACGCCGATCTACCTGCTCTCGATGCTGCGGGAGATCTTCTTCGGCAAGGAGAACGCCGAACTCTCCTCCCACACCCATCTGGTGGATGCCGAACCGCGCGAGATCTACGTGATCAGCTGCCTGCTGGTGCCGATCGTGGGCATCGGCCTCTACCCCCGGATCATGACGGACAGCTACCGGGCGTCGATCGAGGCCCTCGTGCAACGGGAAACCCTGGCCATGGGCCGGGTGATTCACCCTCCGGCCAGCAGCCTGATCCGCCAGCCCCTGCTGCAGGCCCCGGGCCTGCCGGGATGA
- a CDS encoding LapA family protein, protein MKQLNFLLIFSFGLATVMFTLENTAATTVHFLPGLSATMPLAALLLVVGGIGATAAWVFAVWTGVVRKVEAMQNQSDFDAQQVRIQELENDLQRYRATVDAQLGLLPAAGQSSAQAAGRDGEPSSTDDGSSRG, encoded by the coding sequence ATGAAACAGCTGAACTTCCTGCTGATCTTCAGCTTCGGTCTGGCGACCGTGATGTTCACCCTGGAGAACACGGCGGCCACCACCGTGCACTTCCTGCCGGGCCTGTCCGCCACCATGCCCCTGGCGGCCCTGCTGCTGGTGGTGGGCGGCATCGGGGCCACGGCCGCCTGGGTGTTCGCGGTGTGGACCGGCGTGGTGCGCAAGGTGGAGGCGATGCAGAACCAGAGCGACTTCGACGCCCAGCAGGTGCGCATCCAGGAGCTGGAGAACGACCTGCAGCGCTACCGCGCCACGGTGGATGCCCAGCTGGGGCTGCTGCCGGCGGCGGGCCAGAGCTCCGCCCAGGCGGCTGGCCGCGATGGCGAGCCGAGCTCCACGGACGACGGGAGCAGCAGAGGCTGA